A single region of the Carassius gibelio isolate Cgi1373 ecotype wild population from Czech Republic chromosome A14, carGib1.2-hapl.c, whole genome shotgun sequence genome encodes:
- the LOC128027252 gene encoding ensconsin isoform X11 produces the protein MAEGATSLKGLRAQMAAAAQAQAEERRNQAGNSPTPAASAGTVKTQTRPVIDGAALRIDDKLRVAKERREEQEKQHAARETQLLERERKTRLQVERQMEERQKKLEEQRRKEEQRRAAVEEKRKQKLEEEKEHYEAVMRRTLERSQRVESRERQKRWSWGGLSDSDNKNGAKRRSSSLNRLPNNVPQSSKEVHKQPQVEKTGPILKKRSSSLSRVGAKTQPVTKPEKSPADQSARRLLAAPVDSSVLSRLLTPTQASLARSKSAAALSAEGGDTQESHLCPRSASASPLQPPPGPLRSRSSDRKKGPPASLSADGISSMMQQAEKEKRFTSPVGKRPASPSSRHRSPSPSPIANTTTRAPSPGAARQSPRFRTPSPSGSKQRPPSPQPSATSKPPPIQKPALTPTGPPTLRKRDSKPKEVSPMMPVTPQSPETSTPSPVPAPKTKEESSSKAAIAGTNSAAEASKILAENRRLVREQKEKEEQLRIQREEEEKLRKEEEKRLAEEERLRRVEEEKRLAEERKREEEVQARIAEEERQRMELEEQQRQVELEKEREEAEAKAQEEAERQRQERERIMQQNQQERMERKKRIEEIMKRTRKTDQIDFRSNDERDIPDENGEEAEDQIYCENKENEAVESEQNAMKTEPSDSQKHQLPVEEPVSEQEEPDDSMNTQTDVDNKENSNGPDTEDFSGDRSPPPKSCLMEGLEFVNEDSKVNLVPGLNGKGGPWSFEELIDLGVHAKSKPLMDDGGPEEPRVASSIHPGLPIEALSEM, from the exons CTGCAGCTGCGCAGGCGCAGGCAGAGGAACGGCGCAACCAGGCAGGGAACAGCCCAACACCAGCAGCTTCAGCCGGCACAGTGAAGACCCAAACCAGGCCAG TCATAGATGGGGCAGCCTTGAGGATAGACGACAAACTCAGAGTGGCcaaagagaggagagaagagcaGGAAAAGCAACATG CGGCCCGTGAGACTCAGCTCCTGGAGCGAGAGCGTAAGACCCGGCTGCAGGTGGAGAGACAAATGGAGGAGAGACAGAAGAAGCTGGAAGAGCAGCGCAGGAAGGAGGAACAGAGGAGAGCTGCAGTGGAGGAGAAAAGGAAACAGAAATTAGAGGAAGAAAAG gagcaCTATGAGGCCGTGATGAGACGTACTCTGGAGCGCAGCCAGCGAGTAGAGagtagagagagacagaagagatGGTCCTGGGGTGGACTTTCAGACTCTGACAACAAAAATG GTGCAAAGAGGAGAAGTTCGTCTTTGAACCGGTTGCCTAACAATGTTCCTCAGTCCTCTAAAGAAGTGCATAAGCAGCCTCAGGTGGAAAAGACAG GCCCAATCCTGAAGAAGCGAAGCTCCTCCCTCTCTCGAGTAGGGGCTAAAACGCAGCCTGTCACCAAACCAGAGAAATCCCCAGCAGATCAATCAG CTCGCCGCTTGTTGGCTGCCCCCGTGGATAGCAGTGTCCTCAGTCGGCTGCTCACACCCACCCAGGCCTCGCTAGCTAGAAGCAAGAGTGCTGCGGCCCTGTCCGCCGAAGGAGGAGACACCCAAG AGTCTCACCTGTGTCCTCGTTCAGCATCTGCCAGCCCCTTGCAGCCCCCACCAGGACCCCTACGCAGTCGCAGCAGCGATCGAAAAAAAGGCCCTCCAGCTTCTTTGTCTGCAGATGGCATTTCCAGTATGATGCAG CAAGCTGAGAAGGAGAAACGCTTCACGTCACCAGTAGGAAAACGCCCTGCCTCACCCTCTAGTCGTCATCGATCCCCGTCTCCTTCTCCCATTGCTAACACCACTACAAGAGCGCCCTCACCTGGAGCAGCCAG GCAGAGTCCACGCTTCCGCACTCCTTCCCCAAGTGGTTCGAAACAGCGGCCTCCATCCCCTCAGCCCTCTGCCACATCCAAACCTCCACCCATCCAGAAACCAGCTCTCACCCCCACCGGCCCACCCACCCTTCGCAAGAGGGACTCCAAGCCAAAGGAAGTGTCTCCCATGATGCCCGTCACCCCACAGTCTCCAGAAACCAGCACGCCCAGCCCGGTACCCGCACCCAAGACCAAAGAGG aATCCAGTTCCAAAGCAGCAATCGCAGGAACTAACTCCGCTGCAGAGGCTTCCAAGATCCTGGCGGAGAACCGGCGTCTGGTACGCgagcagaaagagaaagaagagcaaCTCCGCatacagagagaagaagaggagaa GCTGAGGAAAGAGGAGGAGAAGCGGCTGGCCGAGGAGGAGCGCTTGAGGCGTGTAGAGGAGGAGAAGAGGCTTGcggaggagaggaagagagaagaggAGGTGCAGGCTCGTATAGCAGAGGAGGAGAGACAGCGAATGGAGCTGGAGGAGCAGCAAAGACAGGTTGAGCTAGAGAAAGAG CGAGAGGAGGCTGAAGCAAAGGCCCAAGAGGAAGCAGAAAGGCAGCGTCAAGAGAGAGAACGCATTATGCAGCAGAACCAACAGGAGCGCATGGAGAGAAAGAAG AGAATTGAAGAAATTATGAAGAGGACCAGAAAAACAGACCAAATCGATTTTAGG AGTAATGATGAGAGGGACATTCCTGATGAAAATGGAGAGGAGGCTGAGGACCAAATATACTGTGAAAATAAGG AGAACGAGGCTGTCGAGTCAGAGCAGAATGCCATGAAGACAGAGCCATCAGACTCTCAGAAGCATCAGTTACCTGTGGAGGAGCCAGTCAGCGAGCAAGAAGAGCCAGATGATAGtatgaacacacaaacagatgTGGACAATAAAGAGAACAGCAATGGACCAGATACAGAGGATTTCTCAGGGGACCG CAGCCCCCCTCCCAAGTCTTGTCTGATGGAAGGCTTGGAGTTTGTGAACGAGGACTCTAAAGTGAACCTGGTGCCAGGGTTGAATGGTAAAGGAGGACCCTGGAGCTTTGAGGAGCTGATCGACCTGGGTGTTCATGCAAAGAGCAAACCCCTGATGGATGATGGGGGCCCTGAAGAGCCTAGAGTGGCCAGCTCCATTCATCCAGGCCTGCCTATTGAAGCTCTGTCTG AGATGTGA
- the LOC128027252 gene encoding ensconsin isoform X1, giving the protein MAEGATSLKGLRAQMAAAAQAQAEERRNQAGNSPTPAASAGTVKTQTRPVIDGAALRIDDKLRVAKERREEQEKQHAARETQLLERERKTRLQVERQMEERQKKLEEQRRKEEQRRAAVEEKRKQKLEEEKEHYEAVMRRTLERSQRVESRERQKRWSWGGLSDSDNKNGQTDTGPASSPIVIVISPASPATKQPRNQTSQDKRSSSTTNLKQTDSVISKRLSSSSATLLNSPDKSAKRRSSSLNRLPNNVPQSSKEVHKQPQVEKTGPILKKRSSSLSRVGAKTQPVTKPEKSPADQSARRLLAAPVDSSVLSRLLTPTQASLARSKSAAALSAEGGDTQESHLCPRSASASPLQPPPGPLRSRSSDRKKGPPASLSADGISSMMQQAEKEKRFTSPVGKRPASPSSRHRSPSPSPIANTTTRAPSPGAARQSPRFRTPSPSGSKQRPPSPQPSATSKPPPIQKPALTPTGPPTLRKRDSKPKEVSPMMPVTPQSPETSTPSPVPAPKTKEESSSKAAIAGTNSAAEASKILAENRRLVREQKEKEEQLRIQREEEEKLRKEEEKRLAEEERLRRVEEEKRLAEERKREEEVQARIAEEERQRMELEEQQRQVELEKEREEAEAKAQEEAERQRQERERIMQQNQQERMERKKRIEEIMKRTRKTDQIDFRSNDERDIPDENGEEAEDQIYCENKENEAVESEQNAMKTEPSDSQKHQLPVEEPVSEQEEPDDSMNTQTDVDNKENSNGPDTEDFSGDRSPPPKSCLMEGLEFVNEDSKVNLVPGLNGKGGPWSFEELIDLGVHAKSKPLMDDGGPEEPRVASSIHPGLPIEALSEM; this is encoded by the exons CTGCAGCTGCGCAGGCGCAGGCAGAGGAACGGCGCAACCAGGCAGGGAACAGCCCAACACCAGCAGCTTCAGCCGGCACAGTGAAGACCCAAACCAGGCCAG TCATAGATGGGGCAGCCTTGAGGATAGACGACAAACTCAGAGTGGCcaaagagaggagagaagagcaGGAAAAGCAACATG CGGCCCGTGAGACTCAGCTCCTGGAGCGAGAGCGTAAGACCCGGCTGCAGGTGGAGAGACAAATGGAGGAGAGACAGAAGAAGCTGGAAGAGCAGCGCAGGAAGGAGGAACAGAGGAGAGCTGCAGTGGAGGAGAAAAGGAAACAGAAATTAGAGGAAGAAAAG gagcaCTATGAGGCCGTGATGAGACGTACTCTGGAGCGCAGCCAGCGAGTAGAGagtagagagagacagaagagatGGTCCTGGGGTGGACTTTCAGACTCTGACAACAAAAATG GACAGACTGACACTGGCCCCGCCTCCTCCCCGATTGTTATAGTAATCTCCCCTGCTTCTCCAGCCACCAAGCAACCAAGGAATCAGACGTCACAAG ACAAGCGCTCTTCCTCTACTACAAACCTGAAACAGACTGACTCAGTTATCAGCAAGCGTCTCTCCTCATCCTCAGCCACCCTCCTTAATTCTCCTGATAAAA GTGCAAAGAGGAGAAGTTCGTCTTTGAACCGGTTGCCTAACAATGTTCCTCAGTCCTCTAAAGAAGTGCATAAGCAGCCTCAGGTGGAAAAGACAG GCCCAATCCTGAAGAAGCGAAGCTCCTCCCTCTCTCGAGTAGGGGCTAAAACGCAGCCTGTCACCAAACCAGAGAAATCCCCAGCAGATCAATCAG CTCGCCGCTTGTTGGCTGCCCCCGTGGATAGCAGTGTCCTCAGTCGGCTGCTCACACCCACCCAGGCCTCGCTAGCTAGAAGCAAGAGTGCTGCGGCCCTGTCCGCCGAAGGAGGAGACACCCAAG AGTCTCACCTGTGTCCTCGTTCAGCATCTGCCAGCCCCTTGCAGCCCCCACCAGGACCCCTACGCAGTCGCAGCAGCGATCGAAAAAAAGGCCCTCCAGCTTCTTTGTCTGCAGATGGCATTTCCAGTATGATGCAG CAAGCTGAGAAGGAGAAACGCTTCACGTCACCAGTAGGAAAACGCCCTGCCTCACCCTCTAGTCGTCATCGATCCCCGTCTCCTTCTCCCATTGCTAACACCACTACAAGAGCGCCCTCACCTGGAGCAGCCAG GCAGAGTCCACGCTTCCGCACTCCTTCCCCAAGTGGTTCGAAACAGCGGCCTCCATCCCCTCAGCCCTCTGCCACATCCAAACCTCCACCCATCCAGAAACCAGCTCTCACCCCCACCGGCCCACCCACCCTTCGCAAGAGGGACTCCAAGCCAAAGGAAGTGTCTCCCATGATGCCCGTCACCCCACAGTCTCCAGAAACCAGCACGCCCAGCCCGGTACCCGCACCCAAGACCAAAGAGG aATCCAGTTCCAAAGCAGCAATCGCAGGAACTAACTCCGCTGCAGAGGCTTCCAAGATCCTGGCGGAGAACCGGCGTCTGGTACGCgagcagaaagagaaagaagagcaaCTCCGCatacagagagaagaagaggagaa GCTGAGGAAAGAGGAGGAGAAGCGGCTGGCCGAGGAGGAGCGCTTGAGGCGTGTAGAGGAGGAGAAGAGGCTTGcggaggagaggaagagagaagaggAGGTGCAGGCTCGTATAGCAGAGGAGGAGAGACAGCGAATGGAGCTGGAGGAGCAGCAAAGACAGGTTGAGCTAGAGAAAGAG CGAGAGGAGGCTGAAGCAAAGGCCCAAGAGGAAGCAGAAAGGCAGCGTCAAGAGAGAGAACGCATTATGCAGCAGAACCAACAGGAGCGCATGGAGAGAAAGAAG AGAATTGAAGAAATTATGAAGAGGACCAGAAAAACAGACCAAATCGATTTTAGG AGTAATGATGAGAGGGACATTCCTGATGAAAATGGAGAGGAGGCTGAGGACCAAATATACTGTGAAAATAAGG AGAACGAGGCTGTCGAGTCAGAGCAGAATGCCATGAAGACAGAGCCATCAGACTCTCAGAAGCATCAGTTACCTGTGGAGGAGCCAGTCAGCGAGCAAGAAGAGCCAGATGATAGtatgaacacacaaacagatgTGGACAATAAAGAGAACAGCAATGGACCAGATACAGAGGATTTCTCAGGGGACCG CAGCCCCCCTCCCAAGTCTTGTCTGATGGAAGGCTTGGAGTTTGTGAACGAGGACTCTAAAGTGAACCTGGTGCCAGGGTTGAATGGTAAAGGAGGACCCTGGAGCTTTGAGGAGCTGATCGACCTGGGTGTTCATGCAAAGAGCAAACCCCTGATGGATGATGGGGGCCCTGAAGAGCCTAGAGTGGCCAGCTCCATTCATCCAGGCCTGCCTATTGAAGCTCTGTCTG AGATGTGA
- the LOC128027252 gene encoding ensconsin isoform X12, protein MAEGATSLKGLRAQMAAAAQAQAEERRNQAGNSPTPAASAGTVKTQTRPVIDGAALRIDDKLRVAKERREEQEKQHAARETQLLERERKTRLQVERQMEERQKKLEEQRRKEEQRRAAVEEKRKQKLEEEKEHYEAVMRRTLERSQRVESRERQKRWSWGGLSDSDNKNGQTDTGPASSPIVIVISPASPATKQPRNQTSQDKRSSSTTNLKQTDSVISKRLSSSSATLLNSPDKTRRLLAAPVDSSVLSRLLTPTQASLARSKSAAALSAEGGDTQASASPLQPPPGPLRSRSSDRKKGPPASLSADGISSMMQQAEKEKRFTSPVGKRPASPSSRHRSPSPSPIANTTTRAPSPGAARQSPRFRTPSPSGSKQRPPSPQPSATSKPPPIQKPALTPTGPPTLRKRDSKPKEVSPMMPVTPQSPETSTPSPVPAPKTKEESSSKAAIAGTNSAAEASKILAENRRLVREQKEKEEQLRIQREEEEKLRKEEEKRLAEEERLRRVEEEKRLAEERKREEEVQARIAEEERQRMELEEQQRQVELEKEREEAEAKAQEEAERQRQERERIMQQNQQERMERKKRIEEIMKRTRKTDQIDFRSNDERDIPDENGEEAEDQIYCENKENEAVESEQNAMKTEPSDSQKHQLPVEEPVSEQEEPDDSMNTQTDVDNKENSNGPDTEDFSGDRSPPPKSCLMEGLEFVNEDSKVNLVPGLNGKGGPWSFEELIDLGVHAKSKPLMDDGGPEEPRVASSIHPGLPIEALSEM, encoded by the exons CTGCAGCTGCGCAGGCGCAGGCAGAGGAACGGCGCAACCAGGCAGGGAACAGCCCAACACCAGCAGCTTCAGCCGGCACAGTGAAGACCCAAACCAGGCCAG TCATAGATGGGGCAGCCTTGAGGATAGACGACAAACTCAGAGTGGCcaaagagaggagagaagagcaGGAAAAGCAACATG CGGCCCGTGAGACTCAGCTCCTGGAGCGAGAGCGTAAGACCCGGCTGCAGGTGGAGAGACAAATGGAGGAGAGACAGAAGAAGCTGGAAGAGCAGCGCAGGAAGGAGGAACAGAGGAGAGCTGCAGTGGAGGAGAAAAGGAAACAGAAATTAGAGGAAGAAAAG gagcaCTATGAGGCCGTGATGAGACGTACTCTGGAGCGCAGCCAGCGAGTAGAGagtagagagagacagaagagatGGTCCTGGGGTGGACTTTCAGACTCTGACAACAAAAATG GACAGACTGACACTGGCCCCGCCTCCTCCCCGATTGTTATAGTAATCTCCCCTGCTTCTCCAGCCACCAAGCAACCAAGGAATCAGACGTCACAAG ACAAGCGCTCTTCCTCTACTACAAACCTGAAACAGACTGACTCAGTTATCAGCAAGCGTCTCTCCTCATCCTCAGCCACCCTCCTTAATTCTCCTGATAAAA CTCGCCGCTTGTTGGCTGCCCCCGTGGATAGCAGTGTCCTCAGTCGGCTGCTCACACCCACCCAGGCCTCGCTAGCTAGAAGCAAGAGTGCTGCGGCCCTGTCCGCCGAAGGAGGAGACACCCAAG CATCTGCCAGCCCCTTGCAGCCCCCACCAGGACCCCTACGCAGTCGCAGCAGCGATCGAAAAAAAGGCCCTCCAGCTTCTTTGTCTGCAGATGGCATTTCCAGTATGATGCAG CAAGCTGAGAAGGAGAAACGCTTCACGTCACCAGTAGGAAAACGCCCTGCCTCACCCTCTAGTCGTCATCGATCCCCGTCTCCTTCTCCCATTGCTAACACCACTACAAGAGCGCCCTCACCTGGAGCAGCCAG GCAGAGTCCACGCTTCCGCACTCCTTCCCCAAGTGGTTCGAAACAGCGGCCTCCATCCCCTCAGCCCTCTGCCACATCCAAACCTCCACCCATCCAGAAACCAGCTCTCACCCCCACCGGCCCACCCACCCTTCGCAAGAGGGACTCCAAGCCAAAGGAAGTGTCTCCCATGATGCCCGTCACCCCACAGTCTCCAGAAACCAGCACGCCCAGCCCGGTACCCGCACCCAAGACCAAAGAGG aATCCAGTTCCAAAGCAGCAATCGCAGGAACTAACTCCGCTGCAGAGGCTTCCAAGATCCTGGCGGAGAACCGGCGTCTGGTACGCgagcagaaagagaaagaagagcaaCTCCGCatacagagagaagaagaggagaa GCTGAGGAAAGAGGAGGAGAAGCGGCTGGCCGAGGAGGAGCGCTTGAGGCGTGTAGAGGAGGAGAAGAGGCTTGcggaggagaggaagagagaagaggAGGTGCAGGCTCGTATAGCAGAGGAGGAGAGACAGCGAATGGAGCTGGAGGAGCAGCAAAGACAGGTTGAGCTAGAGAAAGAG CGAGAGGAGGCTGAAGCAAAGGCCCAAGAGGAAGCAGAAAGGCAGCGTCAAGAGAGAGAACGCATTATGCAGCAGAACCAACAGGAGCGCATGGAGAGAAAGAAG AGAATTGAAGAAATTATGAAGAGGACCAGAAAAACAGACCAAATCGATTTTAGG AGTAATGATGAGAGGGACATTCCTGATGAAAATGGAGAGGAGGCTGAGGACCAAATATACTGTGAAAATAAGG AGAACGAGGCTGTCGAGTCAGAGCAGAATGCCATGAAGACAGAGCCATCAGACTCTCAGAAGCATCAGTTACCTGTGGAGGAGCCAGTCAGCGAGCAAGAAGAGCCAGATGATAGtatgaacacacaaacagatgTGGACAATAAAGAGAACAGCAATGGACCAGATACAGAGGATTTCTCAGGGGACCG CAGCCCCCCTCCCAAGTCTTGTCTGATGGAAGGCTTGGAGTTTGTGAACGAGGACTCTAAAGTGAACCTGGTGCCAGGGTTGAATGGTAAAGGAGGACCCTGGAGCTTTGAGGAGCTGATCGACCTGGGTGTTCATGCAAAGAGCAAACCCCTGATGGATGATGGGGGCCCTGAAGAGCCTAGAGTGGCCAGCTCCATTCATCCAGGCCTGCCTATTGAAGCTCTGTCTG AGATGTGA
- the LOC128027252 gene encoding ensconsin isoform X10 has translation MAEGATSLKGLRAQMAAAAQAQAEERRNQAGNSPTPAASAGTVKTQTRPVIDGAALRIDDKLRVAKERREEQEKQHAARETQLLERERKTRLQVERQMEERQKKLEEQRRKEEQRRAAVEEKRKQKLEEEKEHYEAVMRRTLERSQRVESRERQKRWSWGGLSDSDNKNGQTDTGPASSPIVIVISPASPATKQPRNQTSQDKRSSSTTNLKQTDSVISKRLSSSSATLLNSPDKTRRLLAAPVDSSVLSRLLTPTQASLARSKSAAALSAEGGDTQESHLCPRSASASPLQPPPGPLRSRSSDRKKGPPASLSADGISSMMQQAEKEKRFTSPVGKRPASPSSRHRSPSPSPIANTTTRAPSPGAARQSPRFRTPSPSGSKQRPPSPQPSATSKPPPIQKPALTPTGPPTLRKRDSKPKEVSPMMPVTPQSPETSTPSPVPAPKTKEESSSKAAIAGTNSAAEASKILAENRRLVREQKEKEEQLRIQREEEEKLRKEEEKRLAEEERLRRVEEEKRLAEERKREEEVQARIAEEERQRMELEEQQRQVELEKEREEAEAKAQEEAERQRQERERIMQQNQQERMERKKRIEEIMKRTRKTDQIDFRSNDERDIPDENGEEAEDQIYCENKENEAVESEQNAMKTEPSDSQKHQLPVEEPVSEQEEPDDSMNTQTDVDNKENSNGPDTEDFSGDRSPPPKSCLMEGLEFVNEDSKVNLVPGLNGKGGPWSFEELIDLGVHAKSKPLMDDGGPEEPRVASSIHPGLPIEALSEM, from the exons CTGCAGCTGCGCAGGCGCAGGCAGAGGAACGGCGCAACCAGGCAGGGAACAGCCCAACACCAGCAGCTTCAGCCGGCACAGTGAAGACCCAAACCAGGCCAG TCATAGATGGGGCAGCCTTGAGGATAGACGACAAACTCAGAGTGGCcaaagagaggagagaagagcaGGAAAAGCAACATG CGGCCCGTGAGACTCAGCTCCTGGAGCGAGAGCGTAAGACCCGGCTGCAGGTGGAGAGACAAATGGAGGAGAGACAGAAGAAGCTGGAAGAGCAGCGCAGGAAGGAGGAACAGAGGAGAGCTGCAGTGGAGGAGAAAAGGAAACAGAAATTAGAGGAAGAAAAG gagcaCTATGAGGCCGTGATGAGACGTACTCTGGAGCGCAGCCAGCGAGTAGAGagtagagagagacagaagagatGGTCCTGGGGTGGACTTTCAGACTCTGACAACAAAAATG GACAGACTGACACTGGCCCCGCCTCCTCCCCGATTGTTATAGTAATCTCCCCTGCTTCTCCAGCCACCAAGCAACCAAGGAATCAGACGTCACAAG ACAAGCGCTCTTCCTCTACTACAAACCTGAAACAGACTGACTCAGTTATCAGCAAGCGTCTCTCCTCATCCTCAGCCACCCTCCTTAATTCTCCTGATAAAA CTCGCCGCTTGTTGGCTGCCCCCGTGGATAGCAGTGTCCTCAGTCGGCTGCTCACACCCACCCAGGCCTCGCTAGCTAGAAGCAAGAGTGCTGCGGCCCTGTCCGCCGAAGGAGGAGACACCCAAG AGTCTCACCTGTGTCCTCGTTCAGCATCTGCCAGCCCCTTGCAGCCCCCACCAGGACCCCTACGCAGTCGCAGCAGCGATCGAAAAAAAGGCCCTCCAGCTTCTTTGTCTGCAGATGGCATTTCCAGTATGATGCAG CAAGCTGAGAAGGAGAAACGCTTCACGTCACCAGTAGGAAAACGCCCTGCCTCACCCTCTAGTCGTCATCGATCCCCGTCTCCTTCTCCCATTGCTAACACCACTACAAGAGCGCCCTCACCTGGAGCAGCCAG GCAGAGTCCACGCTTCCGCACTCCTTCCCCAAGTGGTTCGAAACAGCGGCCTCCATCCCCTCAGCCCTCTGCCACATCCAAACCTCCACCCATCCAGAAACCAGCTCTCACCCCCACCGGCCCACCCACCCTTCGCAAGAGGGACTCCAAGCCAAAGGAAGTGTCTCCCATGATGCCCGTCACCCCACAGTCTCCAGAAACCAGCACGCCCAGCCCGGTACCCGCACCCAAGACCAAAGAGG aATCCAGTTCCAAAGCAGCAATCGCAGGAACTAACTCCGCTGCAGAGGCTTCCAAGATCCTGGCGGAGAACCGGCGTCTGGTACGCgagcagaaagagaaagaagagcaaCTCCGCatacagagagaagaagaggagaa GCTGAGGAAAGAGGAGGAGAAGCGGCTGGCCGAGGAGGAGCGCTTGAGGCGTGTAGAGGAGGAGAAGAGGCTTGcggaggagaggaagagagaagaggAGGTGCAGGCTCGTATAGCAGAGGAGGAGAGACAGCGAATGGAGCTGGAGGAGCAGCAAAGACAGGTTGAGCTAGAGAAAGAG CGAGAGGAGGCTGAAGCAAAGGCCCAAGAGGAAGCAGAAAGGCAGCGTCAAGAGAGAGAACGCATTATGCAGCAGAACCAACAGGAGCGCATGGAGAGAAAGAAG AGAATTGAAGAAATTATGAAGAGGACCAGAAAAACAGACCAAATCGATTTTAGG AGTAATGATGAGAGGGACATTCCTGATGAAAATGGAGAGGAGGCTGAGGACCAAATATACTGTGAAAATAAGG AGAACGAGGCTGTCGAGTCAGAGCAGAATGCCATGAAGACAGAGCCATCAGACTCTCAGAAGCATCAGTTACCTGTGGAGGAGCCAGTCAGCGAGCAAGAAGAGCCAGATGATAGtatgaacacacaaacagatgTGGACAATAAAGAGAACAGCAATGGACCAGATACAGAGGATTTCTCAGGGGACCG CAGCCCCCCTCCCAAGTCTTGTCTGATGGAAGGCTTGGAGTTTGTGAACGAGGACTCTAAAGTGAACCTGGTGCCAGGGTTGAATGGTAAAGGAGGACCCTGGAGCTTTGAGGAGCTGATCGACCTGGGTGTTCATGCAAAGAGCAAACCCCTGATGGATGATGGGGGCCCTGAAGAGCCTAGAGTGGCCAGCTCCATTCATCCAGGCCTGCCTATTGAAGCTCTGTCTG AGATGTGA